CTGATATTGACAGCATTGGCACTAGAAACTACTACTATGGCAAATAGTGGTATAATCATCCAGCCTAAATCATGAGAGCCAAGCAATGGGATTGAGATCGAGCTATAGTCAAGCTTTAGATAAAAATATAATCCTGCCAAAACAGCGATCACTAAGACACTCAAGAATTTGGCAGTAATTTTGAGACCCTCAGCTTTGAACCTACTTAGATTTATTAGGTCATCAGTAGCACCTACTGCTCCGGCAGCAACGAGACCAAAGATTGGTAGCCAAGTCTGGGATCTTGAGAGATTATCTGACAATACAGTAGATAATACTACGGAAAGAATAATAATAATCCCTGCCATAGTCGGGATATTCCTTTTGTGTTTTTCAGCATGAAGACTAATAAATAGTGAAGCAGTTTCACCAGTAGATGAAGTTTGTCGTGGTTTCTTCCAAAGTTTATAGCGGTAGGCGAAATAGGTATAAATTGGAGTCAGACAAATAGCAATTGTAAAGCTCAAAAGTCCCTGAATAAAGATTCTGATTAAAAAATCAGAAGTCTGGTCAGGCGACATCGTTAATCCTTGATTTCATAAAACCCTCCGAAATGTTGACTTAAAAGGCCTGCTCTAAGCAATTACTGCTTCTACTGCAGCCCAACGAGGCTTATTTGTACTATCTTTGGGCAAAATGATACTAAGCTCATCTCCAGCTACAGCCTTGAAATAAGATACGCTTGCATAGAGCACTCGATATCTATTGTCCTCAGTCTCAACATAATACTGGTTGTCATCTAGTACCAACTTACCTACTGCTTTAACCCTATCAATAGGACCAATTTGCTTGTAGATAAAGTTGCCGTTTGCTTCAATCGTAAGCTTCAGAGTGTCCCCCTCGACAAGCTTGGATTTTGAGGCATAATTTGCTGGAACTGGATAGAGCTTTTGGTTGTCTCCCAGCATATTTTGTCCATCAAATACTCCGTGAATTACCTTGCCTGTAGCTGATTCTTGATCAGAGTCAGGCTGGATACTAGATTGATAGCCTAGACTAGATAACTGGACTTGAGCATTGGTAATCATATCCTGGGCAGCTTTAATCTGTTCAAGTAATTGGCTTATTTCGTCTGAATTTTTCTTATTTGTCATCATTTATTATTTATTAAGAACACCCCAATAATATCACTAATCTGGGTGTTAAGCAAGTCAAGCTAGTTATTTAAGCTCAACGCTAGCACCAGCTTCAGTCAATTTTGCTTTAATTTCTTCAGCTTCCTCTTTCTTGACAGCTTCCTTGAGGGTCTTAGGAGCAGCTTCTACTAGAGCTTTACTTTCGGCTAACCCCAAGCCAGTGATTTCACGAACAGCTTTAATTACATTGATTTTCTTATCTCCAACACTAGTCAGGACTACCTCAAATTCACTCTTCTCTTCTCCAGCTGTTTCTCCAGCTGCTGCAGGCATTGCACCCATAGCCATTACTGGGGCTTGGGCACTTACGCCAAACTTCTCTTCTAGGGCTTTCACTAATTCTGAAAGTTCTAGAGCACTTAGATTTGCAATTTGATCTATAATAGTATCAAATTTTGGGTTGGTTGATGTTTCTTCAGCCATTTTATTCTCCTTATTATTAATTAGTTTTTTGACTTAAGTTATTTAGAACATTCACTAGACCAGAAAGGTTTCCAGCAAGGGTCCGGACTGTACCAGTCAGAGGTGCAGCGATTGTAGCGGCCAATTGTGCTAAGAGTTGTTCTTTGCTAGGTAGATCGGCAAGAATTGTAACTTGTTCGGGAGTGAGTAAAGTAGTATTGTCTTCGAGTCCGGCTGTTACTTCAAGCTGAGGATATGTCTTGTGAAGTTCTTTGAGTGATTTGGCAACCTCTACTCCATCCTGACCAAATACTAGGGCTACCTGACCACTAAGAAGCTGATTGATGGATTCTGGATTGACCTTAGCGTCGGCTAAGGCTTTACGAGTCAAGGTATTTTTGCTGACAGTCAAGCTAATATCTTGACTCCTTAGTTCTTTGCGGACTACCTCAATTGCCTCAGCATCAAGACCCTTGTAAACTATTGAAAATAGGTATTTTCTCTCATTCAGTAATTGGGTTACTAATTCTAATGCTTGACTTTTCTTAGCTTTGTTCTTTGCCATTATTTCCTTCCTAAAAATAAAAAACTGTCGAGACCGACAGTTGAATAAGAAGTCTTTCTAATCCCTGCGTAGTATTTTTAAGCTTTCACCACTACGGTCTTCGGTCTACTGGATATTAACTATAGCAAAAAACAAGCGTCAATGCAACACCTCATAAAGTACACCACCCTAAGGTACCACAATAAGCTAGGATTAAAACTTATCTCTAAGCCGATACCACATCATATGCATGGCCATGTAGTCGCGGACTGTCCGCGACTTTTTCTATCTCACCAGATTGGATATCCTGCGGACTGTCCGCGACAATAACAATTAGTTCGATTGGTATATAGTCAAACCCAGCCTCTCTTCATCGGTAGGCCACAGTACAGTCTTTGAACCACTAAGCAAAAGAATATGCCGGTATTATCCTAGCTGAGGATTCGTGATTTTTAGGATGAATTACTATAGCAGATCCCGTTTTCTTAAAATCAGTGTATTCCTCAGGGTCAGATGACTCATGGAATGGTGATAAGCTAAAGAGGGGTATAGCTGTAGAGAGTAGTTCTAATTTCTCTTGTTCAGTTAATGCTCCTATTCGATCAATTGCCTGTAGCTTAAAATCCATGCTCCCTCCTGGGCTATTTAGGATAGATCGCAAAGTATCGGGTAAATTTTAGAGATATTCAGTGATTTTTTGAAATAGTTCCATAATAAGCCTTGGGTCCTCTCTGGGATGAAAAAAGTCCGTTGGCCTAGTCGGGATCAAGAGAATACATGCCTAAGCCAACATTTTCTGGTCGAAGTGCACCTGGGTATTCGGTTAATTCTGGAGACATTTTAGTTATTTAGAGAATATTCCAGACTATCCTGGTCTGATTCTAGGGTAGTATCTGGGGTAATTCCTTCATGGTCGATATTGATGCCATCTGGGGTGTACCAGAGGGCTGTGGTCAGTCTCAAGTAATTATCTTGATCGACATCAATTAACTCTTGAACACTTCCCTTGCCATAGGTCTTTTGACCTATGAGTGTAGCTCGATGATTATCCTTGAGAGCCCCTGCAAGGATTTCGGCAGCTGAAGCACTATTCTTGTCGATAAGTACTACAATCTTTAGTTCAGACGGCACCAAGATCTCCTTGTCGGCTGATTCACTATGCTCTGCTTGCTTTCCTTTTTGCGAATAGATAGTCCCAGAATCGAGAAAATAGTCAGCAATAGTGACTACACTATCTAGATAGCCACCAGGATTGTTCCTGAGATCAATGATCAGCTCTTTGCTGGATTGCAATTCAGGCTCAGCAAGATAATCAGCCACTTCATCTGCTGTATTTCTAGCAAACTGATCAATATCTAGGATTGCTACATCATTCTTGTATTCAAGATTGGTGGATGGGGCGATGATCTCTTTGCGCTGGATTTTGAATTGGAGTGGCTCCTCGCCCCTCATAACATCAAGGGTGACATAGCTATCAACTGGTCCAGTAATTTTGCTAATAATCAGGTCTAGGGGCTGATCAGCAATATCCTGATCATCGACTTTGAGAATTTGATCACCAGCTTTGATTCCAGCAGCTAGAGCTGGGGAATCTTTGATCGGGGTTACAACAAAAGTCTTACCCTCTGTCTGGTCTAGGCGGATACCAACGCCACTAAAAGTACTATTTAGGCTAGCTTCAAGTTGAGAAAACTCTTCAGCATTGAGTTGATAGCTGAAATCATCCCCTAGTCCAGCAACTAGTCCCTTGTTGGCTGAGTCAACCAGCTTAGCAATGTCATAATCTCTAGCATATTTATCTTGAATCAGTGTTAGGGTTTCAAATATTGGTTGAAATTCTTGCTCCATTGCTGTGCTAAGTTTTGAATCTTTGGGGGTCAGAGGTAGATTGAAATAAGCTAGGCTAACCCCCAGGACAATGCCAGCTATAAATGTAATAGGCTTGGTCAAAGATTTTTGCCCTAGTGTATAAACATTAAACTACTGGCAGGCCAGACACTATAGGAGAATTGGCCATCGAATTGAGCATTGTACTCACTAATCCTGACAGAGTTGCCACCATCAAGAACTTCTTCGACAATCCCAACATGCCCATAGACTCCACCCTGATAAACCGCAACGTCACCATACTGAGGGTTTTGGTCAACGCTATAGCCAAAACTATTTGCCCAGCCTACCCAATTCTTAGCATCAGCAGGGCCCATTGTTCCCCAAGCCGGAATTGCTTTACCGATAGTTGCCCTTTTCCAGGCTGCATAGCTGGTGCATTGACGCAAGTAAAATCCCCAAGGATCTGATTGAAAACTTGGAAAGCTAACACCAGACCAAGGATAGGAGCCATCCCCTCCAGTATAAGTGATTTGTTGGGAAGCTGCAGCAATAGCAGCTGCTTGCTGGGCTTCTAATTCAACTCTTTTCTCTTGGTCTTGAGCTATTAGATCCTGATATTTTGCTTCTTCACCATTGGTAACGCTCAGGATACGTTGTTGCTCAGCAATCTGTGCTGCTAGATTGTCAGCCTGAGCTTGTTGAGCGGCTGCTAACTGTTGTTGATTTTTGTATTCTTGCTCAAGTTGATCTTTCAGAGACTTAATGTCTGCAATACTAGCATCGATCTTCTCTCCAATCTTGGAGATATATTCTTGCCTGTTGACAAAGTCACTCAGACTAGAGCTACTAACCAAAAGCTCTAGTGTTTTGACCTGGTTCTCTTGATATAAGAGTCGAAAGTTTTGACTGAGCAATACTTTCTGATCCTGAAGATCTTCATTGATTGTTTGGATTTCAGTTTCGGTTTGACTAAGCTTCGCTTTGGTATCAGCTATACTAACTCTGGCATAATCGATCTCAGCATCAAGAAGAGCCAACTTATCCTCTAGAGTATCTTGTTTGTCTCGTAATTGGTTGAGTGTCTCTTGTCTTTGGTTGATCTGAGCATCTAGTGCATTAATCTGGTCTTGTAACTGGTCAGCAAAAATCTGGATTGGGGAAAGAAGAAATATAATAGCTAAACCTGAAATCAAGATTGTACGAGCTAGATTGCTAAGCTTCATAGTATCTATTTTAACTTCTCTGGGATTAATTTACAATAGATTAGGT
Above is a window of Candidatus Saccharibacteria bacterium DNA encoding:
- the rplL gene encoding 50S ribosomal protein L7/L12 — translated: MAEETSTNPKFDTIIDQIANLSALELSELVKALEEKFGVSAQAPVMAMGAMPAAAGETAGEEKSEFEVVLTSVGDKKINVIKAVREITGLGLAESKALVEAAPKTLKEAVKKEEAEEIKAKLTEAGASVELK
- a CDS encoding 50S ribosomal protein L10; amino-acid sequence: MAKNKAKKSQALELVTQLLNERKYLFSIVYKGLDAEAIEVVRKELRSQDISLTVSKNTLTRKALADAKVNPESINQLLSGQVALVFGQDGVEVAKSLKELHKTYPQLEVTAGLEDNTTLLTPEQVTILADLPSKEQLLAQLAATIAAPLTGTVRTLAGNLSGLVNVLNNLSQKTN
- a CDS encoding S41 family peptidase, with the protein product MTKPITFIAGIVLGVSLAYFNLPLTPKDSKLSTAMEQEFQPIFETLTLIQDKYARDYDIAKLVDSANKGLVAGLGDDFSYQLNAEEFSQLEASLNSTFSGVGIRLDQTEGKTFVVTPIKDSPALAAGIKAGDQILKVDDQDIADQPLDLIISKITGPVDSYVTLDVMRGEEPLQFKIQRKEIIAPSTNLEYKNDVAILDIDQFARNTADEVADYLAEPELQSSKELIIDLRNNPGGYLDSVVTIADYFLDSGTIYSQKGKQAEHSESADKEILVPSELKIVVLIDKNSASAAEILAGALKDNHRATLIGQKTYGKGSVQELIDVDQDNYLRLTTALWYTPDGINIDHEGITPDTTLESDQDSLEYSLNN
- a CDS encoding CHAP domain-containing protein → MKLSNLARTILISGLAIIFLLSPIQIFADQLQDQINALDAQINQRQETLNQLRDKQDTLEDKLALLDAEIDYARVSIADTKAKLSQTETEIQTINEDLQDQKVLLSQNFRLLYQENQVKTLELLVSSSSLSDFVNRQEYISKIGEKIDASIADIKSLKDQLEQEYKNQQQLAAAQQAQADNLAAQIAEQQRILSVTNGEEAKYQDLIAQDQEKRVELEAQQAAAIAAASQQITYTGGDGSYPWSGVSFPSFQSDPWGFYLRQCTSYAAWKRATIGKAIPAWGTMGPADAKNWVGWANSFGYSVDQNPQYGDVAVYQGGVYGHVGIVEEVLDGGNSVRISEYNAQFDGQFSYSVWPASSLMFIH